A genome region from Thermococcus onnurineus NA1 includes the following:
- the eif2g gene encoding translation initiation factor IF-2 subunit gamma: MAKKKEFRQAEVNIGMVGHVDHGKTTLTKALTGIWTDTHSEELRRGITIKIGFADAEIRKCPSCGRYSTSPICPYCGHETEFERRVSFIDAPGHEALMTTMLAGASLMDGAVLVIAANEGVMPQTREHLMALQIVGNKNIVIALNKIELVDREKVIERYQEIKEFVKGTVAENAPIIPISALHGANVDVLLAAIEEFIPTPEHDPNKPPKMLVLRSFDVNKPGTKPEKLVGGVIGGSIVQGKLKVGDEIEIRPGVPYEEHGRIKYEPITTEIVSLQAGGRFVEEAYPGGLVGVGTKLDPYLTKGDLMAGNVVGKPGQLPPVWDELRLEVHLLERVVGTEEELKVEPIKRREVLLLNVGTARTMGLVTGLGKDEIELKLQIPICAEVGDRVAISRQVGSRWRLIGYGFIRE, from the coding sequence ATGGCAAAGAAGAAGGAGTTTAGACAGGCCGAGGTTAACATCGGAATGGTTGGTCACGTTGATCACGGTAAAACGACACTCACGAAGGCCCTGACCGGAATCTGGACTGACACCCACAGCGAGGAGCTAAGGAGAGGAATCACCATCAAGATAGGCTTCGCCGATGCAGAGATAAGGAAGTGCCCGAGCTGCGGCAGATACTCAACTTCACCGATATGTCCTTACTGCGGCCATGAAACCGAATTTGAGAGGAGAGTCTCCTTCATCGATGCTCCCGGTCACGAGGCATTGATGACAACAATGCTCGCTGGAGCTTCCCTCATGGACGGTGCCGTTCTCGTCATAGCGGCCAACGAGGGTGTAATGCCCCAGACCAGGGAGCATCTCATGGCCCTTCAGATAGTCGGCAATAAGAACATCGTCATAGCCCTCAACAAGATCGAGCTTGTCGACAGGGAGAAGGTCATTGAGAGGTATCAGGAGATAAAGGAGTTCGTCAAAGGCACCGTCGCCGAGAACGCCCCAATAATTCCGATTTCAGCCCTGCATGGAGCCAACGTTGACGTTCTCTTAGCTGCAATAGAGGAGTTCATCCCAACACCTGAGCATGATCCGAACAAGCCGCCCAAGATGCTCGTTCTGAGGAGTTTTGACGTTAACAAGCCAGGAACCAAGCCGGAAAAGCTCGTCGGCGGAGTCATCGGCGGTTCGATAGTCCAGGGCAAGCTCAAAGTCGGCGACGAGATAGAGATCCGCCCGGGCGTTCCCTACGAGGAGCACGGCAGGATCAAGTACGAGCCGATAACCACCGAGATAGTGTCCCTTCAGGCAGGAGGAAGGTTCGTCGAGGAGGCATATCCAGGTGGGCTCGTCGGCGTCGGCACCAAGCTCGATCCGTACCTCACCAAGGGCGACCTCATGGCCGGAAACGTCGTAGGAAAACCTGGCCAGCTTCCGCCGGTGTGGGACGAGCTCAGGCTTGAGGTTCATCTCCTCGAGAGGGTTGTGGGAACCGAGGAGGAGCTCAAGGTCGAGCCGATCAAAAGGAGGGAAGTCCTGCTCCTCAACGTTGGAACGGCAAGAACGATGGGTCTCGTCACCGGACTCGGCAAGGACGAGATCGAGCTCAAGCTCCAGATACCCATCTGCGCCGAGGTCGGCGACAGGGTTGCCATCAGCAGGCAGGTCGGCAGCAGGTGGCGCCTCATAGGCTACGGCTTCATCAGGGAGTGA
- a CDS encoding HD domain-containing protein — translation MYTEEDLLREIRELMEDDELYQMYERAFREHIYYFETTNYIVLNIYQFNDHGPIHVLLTTRRALELLKIIKKFGIETTAEKLGKPFRWSKFIVAFGALFHDVGNMIHRINHYEFSALLTEPIIDKLAREFETDDWLLLKALTLNAIYTHDEHVPCTTIEGSLVTIADGCDMEAGRSRLVHKKDRVDIHAVSALAIEKVEIREGNEEQPILIEIWMKHLAGVFQVDEILTKKVKSSVLSGKVRIRIYVGEEIMEKVI, via the coding sequence ATGTACACCGAAGAGGATCTTTTGAGAGAGATTAGGGAACTAATGGAGGACGACGAACTCTACCAGATGTACGAGAGGGCCTTCAGGGAACACATCTACTACTTCGAGACGACCAACTACATAGTGCTGAATATCTACCAGTTCAACGACCACGGACCGATCCACGTTCTCCTCACAACGAGACGGGCCCTGGAGCTACTGAAAATTATCAAAAAGTTTGGAATTGAGACCACAGCGGAGAAGCTCGGCAAGCCTTTCCGCTGGAGCAAGTTCATCGTTGCTTTTGGAGCGCTCTTCCACGACGTCGGCAACATGATACACAGAATAAACCACTACGAGTTCAGTGCCCTGCTTACGGAGCCAATAATAGACAAGCTCGCCAGGGAGTTTGAAACGGATGATTGGCTTCTCCTCAAAGCGCTCACGCTGAACGCCATCTACACGCACGATGAGCACGTGCCGTGCACAACCATTGAGGGGAGCCTCGTCACCATAGCGGACGGCTGCGATATGGAAGCCGGAAGGAGCAGGCTCGTCCACAAGAAGGACCGCGTTGACATACACGCCGTCTCAGCCCTGGCAATAGAGAAGGTCGAAATAAGGGAAGGAAACGAGGAGCAGCCGATACTCATTGAGATATGGATGAAGCACCTCGCAGGAGTCTTCCAAGTGGACGAAATTCTCACCAAGAAGGTCAAAAGCTCAGTACTGAGCGGAAAGGTTAGGATAAGAATTTACGTCGGCGAAGAGATAATGGAGAAGGTTATTTAA
- a CDS encoding metal-dependent transcriptional regulator yields the protein MEISKREEEYLETIYILHKNKGIIRVKDIAKMMRVKPPSVVDALKKLNEKGLVEYEKYDRILLTEKGKEIAETTYSKHLLLTQFFIDILGIPPEIAEHDACQFEHYVSEITVQRIREFAQFIQEQCPYVLKQFIKEKLAENQKK from the coding sequence TTGGAGATAAGCAAGAGGGAAGAGGAGTATCTTGAGACTATATACATCCTCCACAAGAACAAAGGAATCATTCGGGTTAAGGACATAGCTAAGATGATGCGCGTAAAGCCGCCGAGCGTCGTCGATGCGCTTAAAAAGCTCAACGAAAAGGGCCTAGTTGAATACGAGAAATACGACAGGATTCTGCTTACCGAGAAGGGCAAAGAAATAGCCGAAACAACGTACTCAAAGCACCTCCTCCTCACGCAGTTCTTCATAGACATCCTCGGTATTCCGCCAGAGATAGCGGAGCACGACGCCTGTCAGTTCGAGCACTACGTCAGTGAGATAACCGTGCAGAGGATAAGGGAGTTCGCCCAGTTTATCCAAGAGCAGTGCCCCTACGTGCTCAAGCAGTTCATCAAAGAGAAGCTGGCAGAGAATCAGAAAAAATGA
- a CDS encoding OB-fold nucleic acid binding domain-containing protein, translating into MVVLTKEQIIEMIERQKGLSRNEIEERIAEIASREGISEHAAALMLAEELGVNLEGKEELLHIADLVPGMANVNIVARILRKYPPREYQKRDGSTGQVANVIIYDSTGKTRLVLWDAQVAKYYNELNPGDIIKIIDPSVREGRSGVELHANFRTRIILNPEDPRVEEIPPLEEVRSYNYRRTKIGELMGGERFVEVRGTIARLYRVTVYDACPECRRKVDYEPATDTWICPEHGEIQPIKITIIDFGLDDSTGYIRTTLFGDDAAELLGKDPEEIAEKLRELVEDGLTLKEASRKLAEEEYYYLLGREIVVRGNVVDDKFLGLILKAFGWDEVDYKREISRVRAELKEVTKEVL; encoded by the coding sequence ATGGTAGTGCTGACAAAGGAGCAGATCATCGAGATGATCGAGAGGCAGAAGGGCCTCTCGAGGAATGAAATTGAGGAGAGGATAGCGGAGATAGCATCCCGCGAGGGTATTTCCGAGCACGCGGCAGCTTTAATGCTCGCGGAGGAACTGGGCGTTAACCTGGAGGGCAAGGAGGAACTTCTCCACATAGCGGACCTTGTCCCCGGAATGGCCAACGTCAACATAGTCGCGAGGATACTGAGGAAGTACCCGCCGAGGGAGTACCAGAAGAGGGACGGCTCAACCGGCCAGGTTGCAAACGTGATAATCTACGACTCAACCGGAAAGACAAGGCTCGTTCTCTGGGACGCTCAGGTGGCAAAGTACTACAACGAGCTGAACCCGGGCGACATCATCAAGATCATCGATCCGAGCGTTAGAGAGGGAAGGAGCGGAGTTGAGCTCCACGCCAACTTCAGGACAAGGATAATACTCAATCCGGAAGACCCGCGTGTCGAGGAGATACCACCGCTGGAGGAAGTGAGAAGCTACAACTACAGAAGAACAAAGATAGGCGAGCTCATGGGCGGCGAGCGCTTTGTTGAGGTCAGGGGAACGATAGCGAGGCTTTACAGGGTTACCGTTTACGACGCCTGCCCTGAGTGCAGGAGGAAAGTTGATTACGAGCCGGCAACAGATACGTGGATATGCCCCGAGCACGGCGAGATCCAGCCGATAAAGATAACCATCATCGACTTTGGCCTCGACGACTCAACTGGTTACATAAGGACGACGCTCTTCGGCGACGATGCGGCCGAGCTTCTCGGAAAAGACCCAGAGGAGATAGCAGAAAAGCTCAGGGAGCTGGTGGAGGACGGACTGACCCTCAAGGAAGCCAGCAGAAAGCTCGCGGAGGAGGAGTACTACTACCTGCTCGGAAGGGAAATAGTCGTCAGGGGCAACGTCGTGGACGACAAGTTCCTTGGGCTAATCCTCAAGGCCTTTGGCTGGGACGAGGTGGACTACAAGAGAGAGATAAGCCGCGTCAGGGCCGAGCTGAAGGAGGTCACTAAGGAGGTGCTGTGA
- a CDS encoding Clp1/GlmU family protein: MNKAGYTEDVPPDRFELLDKIAQSERPIRVMLIGGTDSGKTTLLTFLANGLIEMGLRVAIIDSDVGQKGVLPPATVSLAFPEGPFDSISNLKARAHYFIGTTSPSQYTGEMAVGVKRLVDIAVQDADVVLVDTTGFVTGPGVEMKRLKAELVRPELIVFLERENELSHIKRLLSPYGEVLSLSVSGRAREHSREERREIRREKWGAYFSSAGLINVDLNNVVPTGTELFRGRPLTAEEKELLSSLFKWLVLSGWKSERYTVVKADIESVPRHYSKFVIHAVDFEKLSNLLVGFIDKDGLCLGVGILKWINFSEMNAQVLTPISLEELERAVELRFGRIRVLESGEELGLLRREEL; this comes from the coding sequence ATGAACAAAGCAGGCTATACTGAGGACGTTCCCCCCGACAGGTTTGAACTCCTTGACAAGATAGCCCAGTCAGAGAGACCCATTAGGGTAATGCTCATCGGCGGAACCGACAGCGGAAAGACGACCCTCCTGACGTTCCTTGCGAACGGTCTCATTGAAATGGGTCTCAGAGTTGCGATAATCGACAGCGATGTCGGCCAGAAGGGAGTTCTCCCCCCAGCAACGGTGAGCTTAGCTTTCCCTGAAGGTCCCTTTGACTCGATCAGCAATTTAAAGGCTCGTGCTCACTACTTCATTGGGACCACTTCTCCCAGCCAGTATACAGGTGAGATGGCAGTTGGTGTCAAGAGATTGGTTGATATTGCCGTTCAGGATGCGGATGTCGTTTTGGTAGATACTACCGGCTTCGTCACCGGTCCGGGCGTAGAGATGAAGCGCCTCAAAGCCGAACTCGTGAGACCTGAACTGATAGTTTTCCTTGAGAGGGAGAACGAGCTCTCTCACATAAAACGGCTACTCTCTCCCTACGGTGAAGTCCTGAGCCTCTCAGTGAGCGGCAGAGCGAGGGAACACTCGAGGGAGGAGCGCAGGGAAATAAGACGGGAGAAGTGGGGGGCTTACTTCTCAAGTGCTGGTCTGATTAATGTTGATTTGAATAATGTCGTTCCAACCGGAACGGAACTCTTCAGAGGCAGACCGTTAACGGCCGAGGAAAAGGAACTTCTATCGTCCCTCTTCAAGTGGCTCGTTCTGTCTGGCTGGAAAAGCGAGCGTTACACCGTCGTCAAGGCTGATATCGAGAGCGTTCCAAGGCACTACAGCAAGTTCGTTATTCACGCTGTTGACTTCGAAAAGCTGAGCAACTTGCTGGTTGGTTTCATCGATAAAGACGGTCTCTGCCTCGGCGTTGGGATACTGAAGTGGATAAACTTCAGCGAGATGAATGCCCAGGTCCTGACGCCCATATCTTTAGAAGAACTCGAGAGAGCAGTCGAGCTTCGTTTTGGGCGCATAAGGGTGCTCGAAAGCGGCGAAGAGCTTGGCCTGTTGAGAAGGGAGGAGCTCTAG
- a CDS encoding PIN domain-containing protein, with amino-acid sequence MHREWLVIPDTNFLLVPGQFGVDIISELNRVLDVKFRIVIPNVVLQELDVIERKSRGKDLMAIRMAKKLAERFETVDIGWFGERPIDDQIFDFALNNERVVVCTNDKGLKKRLRAKGIPVVYLRSKKILELEGMLE; translated from the coding sequence ATGCACCGCGAATGGCTCGTTATTCCCGATACCAACTTTCTCCTCGTCCCGGGACAGTTCGGCGTCGACATAATATCCGAGCTGAACAGGGTTCTCGATGTGAAGTTCAGGATTGTAATTCCAAACGTTGTCCTTCAGGAACTGGACGTCATCGAAAGAAAGTCCCGCGGGAAAGATCTGATGGCCATCAGAATGGCGAAGAAGCTGGCTGAAAGGTTCGAGACCGTGGATATAGGCTGGTTTGGGGAGAGGCCAATAGACGACCAGATTTTTGACTTCGCCCTGAATAACGAGCGTGTTGTGGTCTGCACCAACGATAAGGGGCTGAAAAAGAGGCTCCGCGCGAAGGGCATTCCGGTCGTGTACCTCCGCTCCAAGAAGATTCTGGAGCTTGAAGGAATGCTGGAGTGA
- the engB gene encoding GTP-binding protein EngB has translation MIIFVGRSNVGKSTLIFRLTGKWVRRGKRPGVTRKPVEVSWRNRKVVDMPGFGFMSGLPKEKQEKIKDEIVHFIENNADEIDLAILVIDGKSVLEIIERWEKRGEIPIDVEFFQFLRELKIPTIVAVNKIDKVKNVQGTITRLAEKFGVPYSEINEIFVPISAKFGKNLDELRMLIEKKLREGRKPSEDFKDDVGNGLLDAVE, from the coding sequence ATGATAATCTTTGTGGGACGGTCGAACGTTGGAAAAAGCACGCTCATCTTCCGTCTTACTGGAAAGTGGGTCAGGAGGGGCAAGAGGCCAGGAGTTACGAGAAAGCCTGTGGAGGTTAGCTGGAGGAACCGAAAGGTCGTCGACATGCCTGGCTTCGGCTTTATGAGCGGTCTGCCGAAGGAAAAGCAGGAGAAGATTAAAGATGAGATAGTGCACTTCATAGAGAACAACGCCGATGAGATAGACCTGGCAATCCTCGTCATAGATGGCAAGAGTGTGCTGGAGATAATAGAGCGCTGGGAGAAGCGCGGTGAGATTCCGATAGACGTAGAGTTCTTCCAGTTCCTGCGGGAGCTGAAGATACCGACGATAGTGGCGGTGAACAAGATAGACAAGGTGAAGAACGTCCAGGGGACCATAACGAGGCTCGCCGAGAAGTTTGGAGTTCCCTATAGCGAGATAAACGAGATTTTCGTGCCAATCTCAGCTAAGTTCGGAAAGAACCTCGACGAGCTTAGAATGCTAATAGAGAAGAAGCTAAGGGAGGGCAGGAAGCCCTCAGAGGACTTCAAGGACGATGTGGGTAATGGTCTCCTTGACGCCGTCGAGTGA
- a CDS encoding replication factor A complex, RPA14 subunit — translation MEEVRYRRRKPAVERKIGEIREDDTRVALIGKAFKVDKMDYTFWLDDGTGVILIESEENVLPQNGQTVRVVGRVIRNEEGIHIYGEVIQDFSEADLEALEEIRELERKVLPRVESVIEFFGGEEL, via the coding sequence ATGGAGGAGGTCAGGTACAGGCGGCGCAAGCCCGCCGTCGAGAGGAAGATAGGCGAGATAAGGGAAGACGACACGAGAGTTGCGCTTATAGGCAAGGCTTTCAAGGTTGACAAGATGGACTACACCTTCTGGCTCGACGACGGAACCGGGGTCATACTCATCGAGAGCGAGGAGAACGTCCTCCCCCAGAACGGCCAGACCGTTAGGGTCGTCGGCAGGGTCATCAGGAACGAAGAAGGCATTCACATCTATGGCGAGGTTATACAGGACTTCAGCGAGGCAGATTTGGAAGCGCTGGAGGAGATTAGGGAGCTTGAGAGGAAGGTTCTCCCCAGGGTGGAGAGCGTCATCGAGTTCTTTGGAGGTGAGGAGCTATGA
- a CDS encoding 30S ribosomal protein S6e: MATFKLVISNPKNGIARQVEISGEEAEKLIGKRIGEEISAKELGLNLTEIFGEEIPADTKLKITGGTDKDGFPMRPDVHGPRRVKILVSRGPGFRPKEKGERRKKTVRGNTISPEIVQINMKLVF, translated from the coding sequence ATGGCGACCTTTAAGCTTGTCATATCGAACCCGAAGAACGGGATAGCCAGGCAGGTCGAGATAAGCGGCGAAGAGGCAGAGAAGCTCATCGGAAAGAGGATCGGAGAGGAGATCTCCGCCAAGGAGCTTGGCCTCAACCTCACCGAGATATTCGGCGAGGAGATTCCAGCCGATACCAAGCTCAAGATAACCGGCGGAACCGACAAGGATGGCTTCCCCATGAGGCCCGATGTCCATGGTCCGAGGAGGGTCAAGATCCTCGTCTCTAGGGGGCCGGGTTTCAGGCCTAAGGAGAAGGGTGAGAGGAGGAAGAAGACCGTTAGGGGCAACACCATCAGCCCCGAGATCGTCCAGATCAACATGAAGCTCGTCTTCTGA
- the scpB gene encoding SMC-Scp complex subunit ScpB yields MGLLEDKALVEAALFVSGRPLSIKELSRALGIRSLDYLEKLIELIAAEYAERKSAIEVVRVLGDKYVMQVKQEYSQRVVHLMPRPDLRTGELKTLALIAYLQPIEQSKLVKLRGSQAYEHIRKLLEMGLIYAEPYERTKLLGTTPKFAELYGFPENDPMMIKEAFKKVVHAEYSDLIAKLEGKEEKEEMPQESEE; encoded by the coding sequence ATGGGACTCCTAGAGGACAAGGCCCTTGTCGAAGCTGCCCTTTTCGTTTCTGGTCGGCCGCTGAGCATTAAAGAGCTCTCAAGAGCCCTCGGGATAAGGTCGCTGGATTACCTCGAGAAGCTCATCGAGCTTATAGCAGCTGAATACGCTGAGAGAAAGAGCGCAATCGAAGTGGTTCGCGTTTTGGGCGATAAATACGTCATGCAGGTGAAGCAGGAGTATTCACAGAGGGTCGTCCACCTGATGCCAAGACCGGACTTAAGGACTGGCGAGCTGAAGACCCTGGCCCTTATAGCCTACCTCCAGCCTATAGAGCAGAGCAAGCTTGTTAAACTCCGCGGGAGTCAGGCCTACGAGCACATAAGGAAGCTCCTCGAGATGGGACTTATCTACGCCGAGCCCTATGAGAGGACAAAGCTTCTTGGAACGACCCCCAAATTCGCAGAGCTCTACGGCTTCCCAGAGAACGACCCCATGATGATCAAGGAAGCATTCAAGAAGGTGGTTCATGCCGAGTACAGCGACCTGATAGCAAAACTCGAAGGGAAAGAAGAAAAAGAAGAAATGCCTCAGGAAAGCGAAGAGTAA
- a CDS encoding preprotein translocase subunit Sec61beta: MAKEKATLPPTGAGLMRFFDEDTKAVKISPRGVIALTLILVALEILLHAFGPQIFG, encoded by the coding sequence ATGGCAAAGGAAAAGGCCACACTTCCTCCGACCGGTGCGGGTCTCATGAGGTTCTTTGATGAGGACACCAAGGCAGTGAAGATAAGCCCAAGGGGCGTTATAGCCCTCACGCTGATACTCGTTGCCCTTGAGATACTTCTCCACGCCTTTGGGCCTCAGATCTTTGGCTAA
- a CDS encoding geranylgeranylglycerol-phosphate geranylgeranyltransferase, whose protein sequence is MELKAFIEITRPHNCILAGIVGLLGSIVALGHFPDPKTALLIFLVVTVGCAGGNTINDYFDYEIDKINRPERPLPRGAMGRKVALYYSMLLFAVGLALAYMINIYAFILGVIAYVTMFIYAWKLKPLPFVGNIVVAGLTGATPLYGAVAVEHLGLAGYLAICAFLVNVAREVIKDIEDVEGDMAKGAKTLPIIWGKKRAAYVGVLFALLTVIASFLPVKASVGVGYYAMVPVDLLILYAAYLILRNQDREVAHKSQKLLKMSIFLAVMAFLIAAIV, encoded by the coding sequence ATGGAGCTCAAGGCGTTCATTGAGATAACCCGGCCTCATAACTGTATCCTTGCCGGGATAGTGGGCCTTCTGGGCTCGATAGTGGCCCTTGGTCACTTCCCCGATCCAAAAACGGCCCTGCTTATCTTCTTAGTGGTCACTGTGGGCTGCGCCGGAGGAAACACGATAAACGATTACTTCGACTATGAGATAGATAAAATCAACCGCCCCGAAAGGCCCCTGCCAAGGGGGGCAATGGGCAGGAAGGTTGCACTCTACTACTCGATGCTCCTCTTTGCGGTTGGTCTTGCCCTGGCATACATGATAAACATCTACGCCTTCATCCTTGGGGTGATAGCCTACGTCACGATGTTCATCTACGCCTGGAAGCTCAAGCCCCTTCCGTTCGTCGGAAACATTGTCGTTGCCGGCCTTACCGGTGCAACTCCGCTCTACGGTGCGGTCGCTGTTGAACACCTCGGGCTGGCCGGCTATTTAGCGATCTGTGCCTTTCTCGTTAACGTTGCCAGAGAGGTTATTAAGGACATTGAGGATGTGGAGGGCGATATGGCCAAAGGCGCTAAAACACTACCCATAATCTGGGGGAAGAAGAGAGCGGCCTACGTTGGGGTCCTCTTTGCGCTGCTGACGGTCATCGCTTCGTTCCTTCCTGTCAAGGCAAGTGTTGGCGTCGGCTACTACGCGATGGTCCCTGTTGATTTACTCATACTCTACGCGGCCTACCTGATCCTGAGGAACCAGGACAGGGAGGTTGCACATAAATCACAGAAGCTGCTCAAGATGAGCATTTTCCTGGCGGTTATGGCTTTCCTTATAGCAGCGATAGTTTGA
- a CDS encoding GAS domain-containing protein: MVEGSEAKANQLINKFVISLTEGKILGFVTDINVEVEGDQFYFILKMKLVENLGKGEHPGMFSNEKKMKIRPSDIVNVGPDVIILGNGKVPPLREIERLTQIAEEYNALVRELETKERLIEKLKEENYSLTKQLDELQRELRKLHVMKEDFEHLKEQLVRQEGQLEMAKDYIRLLEGLRHDIDKIKDDVDKLIQSQLEEIVRTIINEELNARGLKKTSFI; the protein is encoded by the coding sequence ATGGTAGAGGGCAGTGAAGCTAAAGCCAACCAGCTCATCAACAAGTTTGTGATATCCCTCACGGAGGGAAAGATACTCGGGTTTGTGACGGACATCAACGTCGAGGTTGAGGGCGACCAGTTCTACTTCATCCTGAAGATGAAGCTCGTGGAGAACCTTGGAAAGGGTGAACACCCAGGAATGTTCTCCAACGAGAAGAAGATGAAAATAAGGCCAAGCGATATAGTCAACGTTGGTCCAGACGTTATAATCCTCGGAAACGGTAAGGTGCCCCCACTAAGAGAGATAGAGAGGCTCACCCAGATAGCCGAGGAGTACAACGCCCTGGTTAGGGAGCTCGAGACCAAGGAGAGGCTCATAGAAAAGCTCAAGGAGGAGAACTACTCACTTACCAAGCAGCTGGATGAGCTTCAGAGAGAGCTTAGAAAGCTCCATGTCATGAAAGAGGACTTCGAACACCTCAAAGAGCAACTGGTCAGACAGGAAGGCCAGCTCGAAATGGCCAAGGACTACATAAGGCTCCTCGAAGGTCTCAGGCACGACATAGACAAAATAAAGGACGATGTTGACAAGCTCATCCAGAGTCAGCTTGAAGAAATCGTCAGGACAATAATAAACGAAGAGCTGAACGCAAGGGGATTAAAGAAAACGAGCTTCATTTAG
- a CDS encoding Lrp/AsnC family transcriptional regulator: MEEKPTLTPRQIRLLRKFYEEGKTIEVHTVEKTQDELAEELGITRQALSNHLKVLKELGYIRTGRGFIDLTDKALDLLGEKKGDVFVFVRIEPTKRKHVYEQIKRLKIKKIYRVTGDIDLIIEADKTRLDEILEEIASLDGVKETITHIVLEVL; the protein is encoded by the coding sequence ATGGAAGAAAAACCCACTCTCACCCCAAGACAGATTAGGTTGCTCAGGAAGTTCTACGAGGAAGGAAAGACCATAGAGGTTCATACCGTTGAGAAGACCCAAGACGAGCTCGCCGAGGAACTCGGAATAACCAGACAGGCCTTAAGCAATCATCTCAAAGTTCTCAAGGAGCTTGGCTATATAAGAACCGGTAGGGGCTTTATCGACCTTACCGACAAGGCCCTCGACCTCCTCGGCGAGAAGAAGGGGGATGTTTTCGTCTTTGTGAGGATAGAGCCAACCAAGAGAAAGCACGTCTACGAACAGATAAAGAGGCTCAAGATAAAGAAGATATACCGCGTCACCGGCGACATCGACCTCATCATCGAGGCAGACAAGACCCGGCTCGACGAGATTCTCGAGGAAATAGCCTCACTCGACGGCGTCAAGGAGACCATTACCCACATCGTCCTTGAAGTCCTCTGA
- a CDS encoding OB-fold nucleic acid binding domain-containing protein, translating to MKKRLPASRVYIKDIIDGYYVKSEGDFEPNYLITKDARKVYRVKVVATVVREPVISDDETYGKLQIDDGTGTIWVLGFRDDTRFIRLVKKGDLVQIIGKVAEWRDDKQILVEGISKVNPNMWILHRFETLKEKVEHAKKAQIAFEIYDKYGITAKAKVIAKNKGVSEDLLLTIDELYTIMLEHRNLEEELFEEEVPEVEEKTEENPELEKAKKAVLDLLKEKQKALSHKFIIKKLSKEFDEELIEEAITQLLAEGEIYEPEIGYYEPL from the coding sequence ATGAAAAAGCGCCTCCCAGCGAGCAGGGTCTACATCAAGGACATCATCGACGGCTACTACGTTAAGAGTGAAGGGGACTTCGAGCCCAACTACCTTATAACGAAGGACGCGAGAAAGGTCTACCGCGTCAAGGTCGTCGCCACCGTCGTTCGCGAGCCGGTTATAAGTGACGACGAGACCTATGGAAAGCTCCAGATCGACGACGGAACCGGAACCATATGGGTGCTCGGCTTTAGAGACGACACGAGGTTCATCAGGCTCGTCAAGAAGGGCGACCTCGTCCAGATAATTGGCAAGGTTGCCGAATGGCGCGATGACAAGCAGATACTTGTCGAGGGTATCTCCAAAGTCAATCCCAACATGTGGATACTCCACCGCTTTGAGACGCTGAAGGAGAAGGTCGAACACGCCAAGAAGGCTCAGATAGCATTCGAGATTTACGATAAGTACGGTATCACTGCGAAGGCCAAGGTTATAGCCAAGAATAAGGGCGTTAGCGAGGACCTACTGCTGACAATTGACGAGCTCTACACGATAATGCTCGAGCACAGGAACCTCGAGGAGGAGCTCTTCGAAGAGGAAGTTCCTGAAGTCGAGGAAAAGACTGAGGAGAACCCAGAGCTCGAAAAGGCTAAGAAGGCCGTCCTTGATCTGTTGAAGGAGAAGCAAAAGGCACTGTCCCACAAGTTCATCATCAAGAAGCTCTCGAAGGAGTTCGACGAGGAGCTCATCGAGGAGGCCATAACACAGCTTCTGGCCGAAGGAGAAATCTACGAACCGGAGATAGGCTACTACGAGCCGCTGTGA